GACGGGGGCGCAGGCGTTGTTAAGCGTAAATTGGCCAAACTACTGAAGGCTGTATCCGTTTCGTGGATGATCATCTCCCTGCTACACACCCTGCACTTCCTTGCTACAGCGCAGTATCGCACGCCTGTGGAGAGAATGCTTTCACTTCGGCTAGTATACGGTAGCCAGGATACTCGGAGGTTTACGAACCTTATCTACTTGAACCAACACATATTTTGGCAGATATGGAGTTCTTTCATAAGTGTGCTCAATATCGGCCGATACACCTCAAGAGTAACTCGGTTTCTGCAAGCTTTCACAGCGAAGCCGGGAAATCCCTCTTTGACCGATAATGCATGTTCTGCATGCCACAATAAGCCAACACTCCCACAACGATCAAACTGCGGGCACTTGTATTGCTATTACTGCATCAAGAGTCGCCTGTTAGGTCCTGGCTCCGCAAAGTCGTTTAGATGCTTGCGTTGCGGAACGGTTGTAAGCACAACCACCCCATGGGCACAGTGATCTATATGCAGTGGATAAGATGATGGTTGGGCAGGACGGGGATGGAGGAGTAGTGCTAAACGGACTGAAGCAACATCAAACGCTGGAAGGGGAGGAGCGTGTAAATTTAAGTGTGTGTTCATGCGTATGAACTCTGTCATTCCAACTTCTTCCGACTccgcgtgtgtgtttgctgaGGTGGTATTGCGCGTAATCCCGCAGTTCGGTGTTGaatatccttttcttttactttgatCTATGCAAAGGCAGAACCACAGGCTTCTCCGGCTTGAATGTAGTAGGCAACTTGCGAGCGCTTACTCGCTTTTTTGAATTTCTCAAATAAAGTGACCAGCCCTCTATGGTCCATCtgcccctttgtttttctcaccGTCCGCATCTTtggttattattaattttttttttgcgttttgtTGCCCTCCATCCTCGCTCCCGAATTACTCTTTGGAGTATCGTAGACTTTCTCCCTTCAACATATGGATCCGGCGGTAGGGGTCTTCTCCCCTTTCCACAGCGTCCTTGACGGGAAGAATAGCCGGATAAACCAAGCATTGGAGCTGGCGACAAAGGTGACCGTAAAAGAGGAACCGGACACTGAGAACGGCGGTGGCAAGGCAGCGATCATCAAGACACCGAAAGAAAATGGATCAAACCCCAACGGAACGTTGTGTGGCGGCTGCGAAAAGGTTtacacaacgaaaaaaatccCTAAAGGGGGGACTTACCTTTGCAAACAGTGTGGGGAGAGGTACATTTCCAAATCTGCCGCCGGTCATTTCCCACCAAACACGCTGAAGTGCTGTCCTGCTAGTGTTACGGAGGGTACCGACGGTGTTGTACGTTGTTGCGCATGCCACAGCTGGTACCATTGTGCGTGCTTGGGTATAGTTGATAAAACGCTCAAAGAGTATATCTCGTTGTCTACTACTAAGTGGTATTGCATGGAACCCGCTTGCTGTGAAAAGGTTCTGTGCGAGAAATTGAAGCGGAAACGGTAGAAAAAGATTAACAGGGGGGGATACCGACCCGAACTGTGGTCACCCCCAGCGTTTCCAAGTCgattttattcttttgttgGTTGATCTATTTGTGGGGAAAGCGCTCCGAAGTTGCGTGAAGACCCGTCAACCCCCGCTGCTATCCGGTGTGGTGTGTGGTTTGtatcctccctttttttatcaACGTTCCTCTGTCTTTGCTTTATTTAGCACAAGTAACGTCAACAGAGCAAGGCGATTAGTGCACGCGTGATCATTCGCCATGATTCACTTCGTCTTACTATGCTATCTCCTTTTCCCGCACGTACACCCGCAAGCCGCACCACTTCTCGAAGCGCTGGATCATCCGCTGTACTTCAGATCCAGCATGATGGCACAAAAAACAGATATTATAAATGGCAGTGTAatgaagaagctgttggattGGTACGTGGTCCGCGAGGCAAGTGAGTTGGGCTTTCGTGTTGCTACACTATTACAGACTGAAAACATGACACACTCAGAGCATGCAGAACCTTCCCTTGTTGCTCTTGGCCATGTAGTCACACGATGTAAACCCGTTTCAATGCCATCGTCTGCACCTGACGCTGCTTCTGTTGCATTACAGACATCACCTAGAACTATAAGGTTCTTTTATATCTGCAGCGGGTGGTCCTCCGCAACTCTTCGTGCCGTGGTTGCCCACTGGCGGGAAGGGACACTGGAGACAGTGGTGGACGAACCAGTCCTTTCGCTTGGTGCAGCGCGGGGGTGGCATTTGCCTATCAGCGTCCCAGATACGCCTCAACATTTGCTCTACGTTCTTGCGGCCGATGGGAAAACAACGGCAGTGCTGATCGAGGCCGATGAGTCTCCCACAAGTGCACAACCCACTCG
Above is a window of Trypanosoma brucei brucei TREU927 chromosome 3, complete sequence DNA encoding:
- a CDS encoding peroxin-2 (identical to GP:15384797: peroxin-2 {Trypanosoma brucei} (PMID:12077356)) — translated: MAWITDAAVSQFPLATVLKQQGALPTSNMFTALPENRVLRIFQLNALTTQEEVVEILRGYLLDIFNIGALQSYRYVYQDEFSFLLDVILFFGSTWRCGQSVGDRMQNLVLRNEIKALESGQSDAVQLVHSLVPSRARLLLYGVLNLFVPYLFRKLQRRTLEEGWEDGGAGVVKRKLAKLLKAVSVSWMIISLLHTLHFLATAQYRTPVERMLSLRLVYGSQDTRRFTNLIYLNQHIFWQIWSSFISVLNIGRYTSRVTRFLQAFTAKPGNPSLTDNACSACHNKPTLPQRSNCGHLYCYYCIKSRLLGPGSAKSFRCLRCGTVVSTTTPWAQ